Part of the Williamsia sp. DF01-3 genome, TCGCGCCATAGGTTTGATGATTCGACGTGCCAGGTGCGGGTGTCGGTGTACGGCTCGTCGGTGCCGCGGTCGGGCAGGGTGACGAAGGCGGCGGTCACTGCGTAACCGCGGTCGCTGCGCTGCAGGGACACATCAGCGATGTGGGTGTGGTCGGGAACGTCGTAGTAACTCATGGTGTCTCGGGTCAGAACAGGGTGTGTTGAACCTCGGCGGCGGCAGTGTCGGTGAGCCGTTCGTAGGCGGCGGCCATGCGCTGCACGGCGGCGTGGGGTTCTTCGAGCTCGTCGGCGATCTGTTCCCAGCTCATGCCTTCCTCGTAGTGCATGTGCCAGGCCATCTTGTGCAGATCCTCCGCGCGCAACACCGGACCCCCGCTCACGTAGTCGGTACTCATGCGGTGCCTCCCTGGTGCAAGCGGGCGAGCTGGTCGCGTTTGGTCAGCCAAAGTTCTTCGGCCCGCTGCTGGTGACCTGTGAGGCTTTCCCAGTGCCCGGCAAGCTCTTCGACGCTGACGGTCTCGCGGATCTGGGACATGCGGGCCAGCAGGCCGGCATAACCGCGGCGGTACCACTGGTCGATCACTTTGGCGGCCAGGTGCGGCAGTTCCACACCACCAACCATGGGGCCCTGCACGGGGGAGATGATCGCGAACAAATGCTGCTCGACGCGCGGCAGCCGGCCGGTCTCGTAGAGGCGGGCTTGGACCAGGACCGGGGTCGCTGGTCCACCTTCGTCGAGGACACTGCACACGGCGTTGAAGATCTCGGTGTGCGCGGGGCTCCAGAACGGGTTCCACCGGTCGGGTCCGGTCATGATCTGACGGACCTGCTGGGCAAGGTCTTTCGGTGCCCACATCAACGCGGTCAGTAGCGCGGCCTCGACGCTGGTGGTGATGGCGTCTTCGGTGCTGATGTCAGCGCCCAGGTGGCTGGGGAACTGATCGACGGTCAGGGTGGGTTCGGCGTCCGGGATCTCGTCGGCCGACTCGCTGTCGGTGACCATGTCGTGTGCGGTGATCGTCATGGGGTCCTCCTGGTCAGTCATCGGGCGGCGATCGGGCGGGTCAGGTGGTGGCGTAGGCCGCGTCGGCGTAGACGCAGTCCGGGCCGTGTGGGTCGCTGATGTGTTCGTGGCATTCGGTGCAGCAGTCGTCGTTGCCATAACGCAGTCCCTCTGCGTGCAGCCACGCACGGCCCTGGTGGGCCTGGTGGGCGCGTTGGGCCATCGCCT contains:
- a CDS encoding DnaB-like helicase N-terminal domain-containing protein; amino-acid sequence: MTITAHDMVTDSESADEIPDAEPTLTVDQFPSHLGADISTEDAITTSVEAALLTALMWAPKDLAQQVRQIMTGPDRWNPFWSPAHTEIFNAVCSVLDEGGPATPVLVQARLYETGRLPRVEQHLFAIISPVQGPMVGGVELPHLAAKVIDQWYRRGYAGLLARMSQIRETVSVEELAGHWESLTGHQQRAEELWLTKRDQLARLHQGGTA